The region AAATTACTCTTAAGAGTCCTGGTGTCATTCAGTTGTATGCTGAACTCATTCTGTGTATTCATACATCTGTGTTAGACTAAGATCAAGTCTCATTAGTGAAACAGGGTTTTAATCCATTTCCTCCTAAGCACTGATCATTACacggagaaaagaaagaaaagtaattaAAGCTTTTTAGAGTCACACAGCTGATGTCCCGGTTCTGCCTCCTCCCTTGAGTCTCCTGCTCTTCAGTTTTTACCAGGTTCCTATTCACATCTTTGCTCCGCACGCTGCCCTCCTGCCTCTCTGCCCCCAAGTCCCCCCTGCTGTCTAACTAATTGTCAAGGTTCTTGTTAGCATTATGCTaaactgtgtctctctgcagcatGGGCCATCCAGTGATATGGAAAGTACCCTAAGCAAGGACTATACCACTGACAAGAATGAGTGAATAAATGGGAGTGTATGCATGGAAAGATTGGTCCTAAATTTGTTCTtcactcttttctttccatcttcTTGTTCCCTCTCAACAACTCCACAAACTGTTTCTTAGCCGTCCTAAAACCAAGCCGTCTTTCTCTCGTCCATGTTTCAATCACATAAACAGTTATTTACATTCAAATAGCAGCTTCATCCCAGGTATTAAGAAAACTAATTTCACCATATTAATAGATCCCTTAAAAATGCCCACTTATTTTCTCCATAAATTACTCACCATAATCCTAATCAACTAAATCCGTCTGCTGATTGCTGCCTTTCTGCAGGGACAAATAGGAATGTTTGGAATCAATTGGAGCACTCTTGGCCTACCTGTAGGATTGTTGGGGTAACAGCTAATAGCAGCGAGCTGACAGGCTGTAGAGGGTTGATAAGCATTTCTCATTATCGAACCCCATTCACATAGctggctgccacacacacacacacacacacacacacacacacacacacacacacacacacacacacacacacacacacacacacacacacacacacacacacacacacaaaatctctcAGAGAAATAGATGTTCTCCAAAACATATTCCCCTCACTGCAACaatagatataaatatataaataaatcattgCCGTGCATCTATTGacaatgcatgtgtgtgacaaaaGGGAAAGCATCTGGAAAACTACAAACTGATACATACCTAGAGAAGATagacaaagcagcagaaaagccATACTACACAATAGCTCTGCAGGAAAATACCAGTTTAGCTAAGCTCATAATCGCTTTTTTTGTAGCTGTCAGACGTGTGGCTTCAACTCAGTGGTCACTTTTGTTATcatttagtgtctttcagccaGTGTTGGACTGCTTTGGGAGCTGCAATAAGCTGGACAGGACAACTGTCTTGTGTTTGTTGAACGTGTTCATGATTATTTAGACTTTATCTTTAATATTGCATACATTTGCAGTGCTTGTGATTGATATATCAAATGTCATGCAGGCTAATGTAAATCACAATCATATTTGCAGATATACAAGTATCTCAGCTTTAAGAGGTcatattttattatcattttccTCTCACATAACCCAGACTTCTAAATCACCACCCACGTTTCGGGTCTGTTCATTGATTCATACGAATTgaacagtggcttcagaaactATTCAGttcccttcactttttgcatactgtattgtgttgtagatATAATTGTAaattgagaaaatgattttaaactgGATGCATGTGACCACAGCACTCCAAGCTGTGGTCACatgcatcctgtttgctttaattatgcTTGACATGTGTCTAGAACTTGAATGAAGTTTAGAAAAGTACACACCTGTGTACATAAGGTCCAAGCCATGGAGTCCAAGgaactctctgtagacctctgtGATAAAACCAGGGCTGGCCCAAGGCATAAGTGAACTGAGAAATGATCTTGAAATAATATCAAAATATCAGTTGCCTTGGGAAAGCTCTGTCTCATCTGCCCACCATTTGTTCTGGGGAATCTAATGAACAATGCAACTCTAGCAACCATCATCTTAAATTcttgaattgccccccaggggacaaataaagttcttgattgattgattgattgattgattgattgggtTGTCCTAAACCTGGCAAGCCCCACTTTAATTCGTCGATGTCACTGATTTACATGACGTCACGATATCATCTGCGTTGGATGTCCAGGCGACGTTTCTGGCAATGACGTCATTAAGACTGATGACGTTGGCGGCTGTGAGGCTATATATATCAAAAGCTTTCACTGACACGGGAGGCAGGGACAGCTCTCGGCAATTCCAAAGCATCCTGCTGTCCTCGACTCTCTCCGAGAGAGAGCGACACATCAAGAGGGTTCCCGCTGCGAACCactctgtgcagagtttgcatgttctttgtgtgggtttttttccccccggtTACTCCGGTTTTCTCCCACAGgccaaaacatgcacacaatagGTTCTGTCTTCGCGTGTCAGCCCTGCGACTGACTCGCGACCCGTCCAGTGTGTACcgcgcctctcgcccatagtcagctgggataggctccagctccagctcatcTCCTACAggtctaaacaaacaaacaaacgatctatcagacagttgcaactggtccaaaatgctgctgccagagtcctGACTAACCAGAAAAATGGACCACATTACACCTGTcctcaaatcactgcactggcttcctgtgagtcaaaggatacagtttaaagttaaagttcTACAAAGCCAAAATATCTCATGGGCTTATTGCTTCCTTATGAAGCATCCAGACCCCTGAGATCATCAGGGACAGGCCTACTGTGTGTGCCTAGGGTCAggactaaacaaagtgaagcatgATTCAGCTATTCTGCCCCTCACTTGTGGAATAGACTTCTGGAATACCTGAGGTCAGCCCAAACACTCagtcaggcctgaaaacagatttgtttaCTGAAGCATTCTCTTAAATGCACTCTtctcatttaattatttaactgttttctttttttccaggtccagtgttttaatatattgcttttattctattatttatgattttaatgttatcTGAttatgatttgcttttattctatggttttaatgtaatctgtaaagcactatgaagtaccttgtgtacgaatggtgctatataaattagccttgccttgccttgcctatACCACTGGTATATAAGATAACCCTTTCTGGTGATAATGATGCTCAATAGAATTGTTGAAAAccattaaaagtgtttttaatgttaaataaagttatttatgTGGCTCTTACTAAGtttgtagatttttttgtttttcataccttatctggtttgcactTCCTTAATAATcaacattaaacacattttctgttacACTAACTGTAGTAAGGAATAAAAGTAATGTACATGAAAATAAGTGAAGTGATGGAAAAGTGTGAGCAGTGCATGACTGATGAGTTCAGGCAGTAGTTCAAGCAGAAAGCAGAGCTCAGGATCTCTGTGAGGGATGTGAaatcagagaagagaaaagacaacaCTCATAACATTTACTATAAAAAGGAAACAAGCCGAAGTAGTCACGGTTTTTGACCAGAGTAGATGGTTTTGAATGAAGAAGTTGAGCTTTTGAGAGGTGAACATGCTGAAATTGAGGACAAACTAGACATGCTTATACagggacagaggagacagagaccaCAGAGGAGAGTGAATGCAGCTGTGCTCCCTCTGATATTGTTactcaaataaagagtttctttatatagcagaaaaacaacatgaaggaggacaggaagactGCCACATGTTAGGGTGCTGCGTGCTATTACACCCTATAGcaaatttggattttatttcaatATGCACTTGTTTAGAGGCCACCACTTTCTACTGAAGGAAATGAATTTTAATCAGTGTGATATCAGAAGCTGTGACTTCCCAATTCtatgaatgaattttctctgagaaataaataaataaatgaattttacTTTAACTTTGTTTATTCAGTCATAAATATGGAAGGTTATAATGTAATGCTTAATTTTGTTAAACCAAATTTTCAAGGGCTTTATAACCATGTCCATTTTAACCACATGTATAGTAGGTAAGTGAAATCAGAGCTGGAGTCCTTGAAAAGCTCTGAAGTTCAGCAGTTTGAGCCTTGGTGTGTTCAGTCTgtgctgagagagagggaaagctaCAGTTGTAAGGGGGTTGAAGCCATTGTTCGGGTAAAGTGAGACAAATGAGACTCTGGGGAGAACTACTTAGTCACTCATAAAGGTCAGATATGGAGCCACACCAGTGGATGCTAATCCTGACCCTGGGGACTGTGTGCACATGCGCCCGTTGATGCAATTGTTTCACAGGCCTGTGACATTTAAACCTGAATGAGCGTACAGTCCTGGGTGGTAgaacagtgtgtatgtgcttgcATGCCTATTTGGCTGAAAAGCAGTGGGCTTTAGTGCCCACGGAGGTTTAATTAGACATGGCCTTGCAGGCAATTAAAACATCAGAGGCTATTTTCTCATGTAGACAACACCAAGTGGTTACCACTAAATTTTCTCTTGATTTTGATTATGCTCATTCTATTTCTGGCTGGACCTATAAAGCTAAAGCTGTCAACTTCCACAAAATACTGAATGTAGTATATTTTCTTTCCAAACATTCAGTGATATTAAAAATACTTTTGCATCTATTGGAAATTTAGTTATTACATCTGCTATAAAGTAAGAATTTTACCTGACAGCAGAGATATCGTTAAGATGCTGCCACTGTGATATCATTATGAGGCATCACTGTACATTAACCATTATGTAGGGTAGGCACACAGTCTAATTGGTATTGTACTAATAACACACTGGCAGGCTGAAAACATGCAATCCTTCCCCCTTGTGTTGGAGCTATACGCTTGTCTGCAGGTCACACTGATTGGGGCACCTGAGAGCCAGTGGCAATGTAATTTGTGAGTTTTAGTTAGAATGCAGTGGAGATAATGACTGGAGGGTCACAGCAACAGTTCAGCCCAAGTATAATGTGCAGAAAAAGAATTCACAATTCAgttaatgcatgtgtgtgtggtgtgtacgtgacagagatacagagatgCAATGATTAATTTCATCACTGTGTCTACGATGTTGTATATACCTTtccatttttgctttaaaaaacagccatatatatatatatatatatatatttttttttttttttttaagcttctcctaattttaaacattaagtTTTGATGTATCTACCCACAAATCTATAAACAAAGCCAAGTTCTCTTGGTAATATCTTCAAAAGACCAACTATAAAACTGTTCATGACCTTTGCAGACAGGCTCGgtggacacagaggagaggccCAAGATAATTCTTCAGAAATATGAGCACATGTTCTGGCTTAAACCTacaaactgaataaatataaaactcTTGAGAGTCACAGATGCAAgacaagaacagaaaacaacacatttggcCAAACTAGTGGAAAGGCTCTGAAGGTGGTATTGTCAGTCAGCTggttggtccagactgaaatatctcaacaatgACTGGATGGATTGCAATTAAATTTTGTACTGGCCGTTGTGGCCCCCAGAGAATAAATCCTATTGACTTCAGTTATCCTCTGATTTTACCTGTGGAGCCACCACCCCACGGACCTTTGTAGTTTCATGAGAAATGTCTAAACAACTGTTGGACAGATTGTCatgaaaatataacattttttgAGGAATTTTACCCCTCACAGTGGTGACTGTTCCAGTTAATTACTGTTCTGCTGTCAAACATAAGGAAATTCACTATATCTGTAATGAGACACAAAATTTTTATCTGACACACAATCTATGAAATTGAAGTGTGTActctttttaaacaaaaatgaaaccCTATACTCTTCACAATTAAACATTTGCAGGACATTTAGAAAATCATTTGATTGGTAGGTAATGTAGCTCAGATAATGAGTACATCTTGCCAATATTCAAGGTTGGCAAGTGATTGGCGAGCGATTATCAATCCATGAGCAATAACCATACCAAACTTGTCATACAGCTGCCCATGCCTCTGCAAAATGAGGAATTAACTCCATCTTGTGGTGCAGAGAAGAACTCACAGGTCAAAGATGATGGTGGCAGTTCTAACAGTACAGTGGCAAACAGGACATTTTACTCCATGAAGTGAAATGCAAAAGCCTGACAACCCATAGGTGCTGAGCAACATTATATGTACTTTGTTATGTATTCCCACTTTTCCCTGCTGTGCCAATCACACTGAATCATTGAATGAGAAAAGGATACAGTCAAAAACACTGGCAGCTTTAATTCAGGTAGTGCTTTAGGAAATTATGTTTCttacaaaaacagtttattacTACATGTGACACACAAGCTGACCTGAACCAAActcttttctttcacttaaaatgtcaaaaataaaatgacacacaaattaaaaaattcagcataaaaaataaaaaccgtGAGCTGTTATGCTGCAGAATGGTGACATGTACGGTTAATTCAAAATCACTGCAATTTAAAATGGACATCTCAATGAAGTTGGTACTGACGTATCACAGATAACTtcatgaacagaaaaaagacattttatattAGGATCCTGTTTGACTCCTGCCAACCTTGTAATGTTAtcagtcatggaaaaaaaaaacgtatatTTTCTAAAACAAAAGTACTACAATATAACGCAACTTAATGTCTCTGAGAAATATTAAATCTAACACACCAACTGACaatctgtttctttaaatgtgACCCTTATTCCCCCTCACCTTCATCTTTATCAGCCTCCTTGTTGTCCTGTGgcacatttttgtcattttcctcGTCACCTTTCTTGTCTTCTTGGTTTGTCTCCCCTGtgttctgtttctccttctgctCAGGTTTGTTTGgatctgtttttgttgtggtcACATCAGGCTTCGGTGCGTCCTCTTTTACTACTTCCTGAACATTGTACTTTCTGTACAGTGTATAGTCTTTTACCACACTGATGCAACACACAGCCTTGATGACCTCCACAATGATTGTCAGTTCTGGGTTTGTCAAATCCACTTTGTTCTTAGGGTTCAGTTTCCCAACAAGACCTGCAAtggtcaaaaaacaaaaaggtcaaTTCGGTTTTAAACACTGATCAAAGGTGAAATTCACTTTCTATaacttttcttttgaaaaattgTCAGATCAACATTATCTGTATTAAATAAACTTAAGACTACCTGCAATAGACTTGATGATTTCGTCTCTCTTGTTGTGGCTGCTGTTGCGGGCCTTGAAGGCGATCTGATAGGTCGCACAATTTGGGGTTTTGAACCAAGGCTCCAAGAAAGTGGTCAGGTACTTTACCATATCATCCTGGAAGGCCTTGCATGTTCCGGTTACCTGGATTAGATCCAAACAAGGATCACACAGTATTACacttagatttatttttgtcttgataTATACTTgaacattcattttgtttgttatgaCAGGCTGCACCTTATTTAAATGAACACAAGAAGCATGCTAATTAATGATGCAGTACTAACTGTTGTGATTTAGATGTGTACACCTTAAGAAGTGCTACATCTGCAAatgtcagtcatttttaaaaccaCCAGCTTACTTATAATAAGCACACAAGTTAATTAGGATTAAGTCATTTGAAAGCTAAGCTGCTCCAAAGTCCCTTAACCTCTTGTATTACAACATCTTTCTATGCTGCATTTGTTAAATCACTTGTACATATTAAATACAGTTAGGCCGACTGTTATGATTTTAGCTTCTCACTGGTAGCATTCGAAGGATCACACGGGACTTTTTCTTCTTGGTGGTGTGGAGATCAGACAGAATGTGATGAACCAACTTGTCAGATTCTAGGAGAGAGCAACAAAAATTATAGCCATAAATGCAGGAAGATAAACCACTTTCACGTCTTTCAATTAAATGCTCACCCAGATTTTGAGTTCTGATGAAGATGACATTGTTTGCCCCGCTGTCCAAAGCCTGGAAACGCCTCTCTTGTTTAGCTCCAGATGCTTGCAGCTGTGCCACTTCCTTCTTCAGTGCGACATCaacatcttcttcttcagcctcttcttcttcactgctgcTTCCAGTATTATCTTGCAACTGTGGTCATCAGAGCAATACTTTTAAATATAAAGTTCAGGACTGCAACCAGCAATCATATCCATTAGATGTCACTTTTCAGACttcacatttttaattgttCTGCCAGTAAATTGTCAAGACAATACAGAAAGGGACAAAGCCTGCCAAACGGGACA is a window of Toxotes jaculatrix isolate fToxJac2 chromosome 4, fToxJac2.pri, whole genome shotgun sequence DNA encoding:
- the thumpd1 gene encoding THUMP domain-containing protein 1, giving the protein MSAAQNESRKRSKKRYVAGHHNKRWKGSRELEVGMEGILITCNMNERKCTAEAFNLLSEYADKLYGPEKLQDNTGSSSEEEEAEEEDVDVALKKEVAQLQASGAKQERRFQALDSGANNVIFIRTQNLESDKLVHHILSDLHTTKKKKSRVILRMLPVTGTCKAFQDDMVKYLTTFLEPWFKTPNCATYQIAFKARNSSHNKRDEIIKSIAGLVGKLNPKNKVDLTNPELTIIVEVIKAVCCISVVKDYTLYRKYNVQEVVKEDAPKPDVTTTKTDPNKPEQKEKQNTGETNQEDKKGDEENDKNVPQDNKEADKDEGEGE